A single genomic interval of Bos taurus isolate L1 Dominette 01449 registration number 42190680 breed Hereford unplaced genomic scaffold, ARS-UCD2.0 Leftover_ScbfJmS_1324, whole genome shotgun sequence harbors:
- the LOC112445423 gene encoding uncharacterized protein, with protein MSQPLGYRVPRPPRPRKRKGPPLPSLPPPARETPLTSEQLTSGIPDEQGTDLPTKQMSQLHIQDIAPPDPLPHKRRSGRLTQATRNASIPTWGQIKTLCHQARGITSLQGSPTSPEKMFIAMLALLSCQVSASSPTPEKYWAYFPDPPTFQVVTWNSDPLWVHTNQPQLLGGSYTSYTTDDYPINFNFTFRGLADDLPVCFNFPSDIESFIIPPKEGCVGASKKAVLTHSPASGIEHRGRLALWILQARMPGALDPHEFIIHRPPPGYPSCYNTKPSDAIWNTIDDRTGYPIWKSCTYRLRADYRIPGGGNYMIHDWSNSDLDRSPLPLDDFPSRFYNWKKDLVSWPLSITRWHNNRFVSPILSYTTKNRTSWQPEIWRALAATAPISLFRPNSNSTYSVLACVPSPYVFLFTNDSKRLNVHMNYSGGPNIVTCEQCMLSSCLTPQYNVCSFVVLKRPPYLMIPVSVHSYWYDNYGLAVLQQLQDLMRTRRFVGLLILGIAALISAITSVTVAAISLTQQVHTAQYVDSMSKNVSLALATQEAIDRKLEMRVDALEEAVIHIGTELQALKVKMALSCHADYRWICVTPLKVNETDFEWEKIKNHISGIWNSSDISLDLGKLHNQIATLEHSRLDFTAAGTANDFFHTFSNYISGKNILSTFLGYATLAVLILFLIIILPCIVRILRQSIQRLATELHLAVLRNKKGGDAGSR; from the coding sequence ATGTCTCAGCCTCTCGGATACCGGGTTCCACGGCCGCCGCGACCCCGAAAGAGAAAAGGGCCTCCTCTGCCTTCGCTTCCCCCGCCAGCACGGGAAACACCACTGACATCGGAGCAACTGACATCAGGGATCCCGGATGAGCAGGGGACGGATCTGCCCACCAAACAGATGTCTCAACTTCACATACAGGATATCGCTCCCCCCGATCCTTTGCCTCACAAAAGGAGGTCAGGCCGCCTGACTCAGGCGACCCggaatgcctccatacctacttggggacaaataaaaacACTCTGCCATCAGGCACGGGGAATAACCTCTTTGCAGGGCTCTCCAACCTCCCCTGAGAAGATGTTTATTGCTATGCTTGCCTTATTATCATGCCAGGTAAGCGCCTCCTCCCCCACTCCTGAAAAGTATTGGGCTTACTTCCCAGACCCTCCAACCTTTCAAGTAGTTACCTGGAACAGTGACCCCCTATGGGTCCACACAAACCAGCCTCAGTTACTGGGAGGGTCATATACTTCCTATACCACAGACGATTATCCTATTAATTTCAATTTTACCTTCAGGGGATTAGCAGACGACCTTCCTGTTTGTTTCAACTTCCCCAGTGATATAGAAAGCTTTATTATTCCCCCTAAAGAAGGATGTGTCGGAGCCTCTAAAAAGGCAGTTCTGACTCATTCTCCAGCCTCAGGTATTGAACATAGAGGGCGTCTAGCGCTTTGGATTTTACAGGCTCGTATGCCCGGGGCCCTTGATCCCCACGAATTTATAATCCATAGACCCCCTCCTGGATATCCAAGTTGTTATAATACCAAGCCTTCAGATGCCATATGGAACACTATAGATGATCGTACAGGGTATCCGATTTGGAAATCTTGTACTTATCGTTTAAGAGCTGATTATAGAATACCGGGAGGAGGAAATTACATGATTCACGATTGGAGTAACTCAGACCTAGATAGGAGCCCATTGCCCCTTGATGACTTTCCCAGCAGATTTTATAATTGGAAGAAAGATTTGGTTTCTTGGCCTTTAAGCATTACTAGATGGCATAATAATCGATTTGTTTCGCCTATATTGTCTTATACAACTAAGAACAGAACCTCTTGGCAGCCAGAAATTTGGAGGGCCCTTGCTGCCACCGCTCCCATTTCCTTATTCCGTCCAAATagcaattctacttattctgttttagcttgTGTACCCTcgccttatgtttttctctttactaaTGACTCCAAAAGATTAAATGTACAcatgaattattcaggtggacctaatattgtaacttgtgaacaatgtatgctttcatcttgTTTGACCCCCCAATATAATGTTTGTTCTTTTGTTGTGTTGAAACGCCCACCCTATCTCATGATACCTGTGTCTGTGCATTCTTATTGGTATGATAATTACGGTTTGGCTGTATTACAACAACTGCAGGATTTAATGCGAACACGACggtttgtgggcttacttatCTTGGGAATAGCAGCTTTGATAagtgcaattacttctgttactgtggcagcaatatcattgactcaacaagtacatactgctcaatatgttgattctatgtccaaaaatgtttctttagcattggcaacacaggaagctatagacagaaaattagaaatgagggTAGATGCCCTAGAGGAAGCAGTAAtacatattgggactgaattgcaggctttaaaggtgaaaatGGCATTGTCCTGTCATGCTGACTACCGGTGGATATGtgtaacacccctgaaagtaaatgagacagattttgaatgggaaaagattaaaaaccatatttcaggtatttggaacagctctgacattagcttagacttagggaaacttcacaaTCAAATAGCAACCCTGGAACACTCCCGATTAGATTTTACTGCCGCTGGAACAGCAAATGATTTCTTCCATACTTTCTCTAactacatttcaggaaaaaatattctgtctaccTTCCTCGGCTACGCTACCTtggctgttttaattttatttctaataatcattcttccttgtattgtcaggattcttcggcagagcattcagaggctcgcgactgagctacatctggctgttttaagaaataaaaaagggggagatgcggggagccggtga